From the genome of Lentisphaera araneosa HTCC2155, one region includes:
- a CDS encoding sulfatase-like hydrolase/transferase, whose amino-acid sequence MKTKLKYILTGLSAALLLSFNLNAAAKDQRPNIIFILSDDVSPKDYALYGGKTPLPVLDKMGKSGLYFKTAWATPRCIPTRAMLLSGKYPFRTRVYENQVYPRNKNNNRIKSIGERYPNTLGSLMTANDYRTAMIGKIQTGNIESFGFQNWCLVNHGHIFDMRSSDNNVDGKKVVQKDVHSTDSLFHYLHDFTAKKSEKPWFVYMSLNLPHWVRNPDNPKKWGPPWVPELDDNWQKTGKLVQNDFVACLRYLDYKIGGFIKHLDKTGQLDKTIIMYAGDNGSSSYGKSNPDSEKGPRVPFVVYAPGYLKPTGANEELVDFTDVIPTCVELAGGSLPEGDVFDGHSFGPLIMGKAFEGREWISSQWYGCRWLRTKKWLIDGRGKFYSCGDNRNEWEEGAYKDLSDSQDERAIYMRKQLEGILNKNIPLPDYNDPELSKQWKRQWFNNKKFVEPFVPSYIK is encoded by the coding sequence ATGAAAACTAAACTAAAATATATACTTACTGGCTTATCCGCAGCCTTATTACTATCTTTCAATTTGAATGCTGCGGCTAAGGATCAACGGCCGAACATTATATTTATATTATCGGATGATGTGTCGCCGAAAGACTATGCCCTTTATGGAGGTAAAACTCCATTGCCGGTACTGGATAAGATGGGTAAATCGGGACTCTATTTTAAAACGGCTTGGGCGACACCACGGTGTATACCAACGCGTGCCATGCTGCTAAGCGGCAAATACCCCTTCCGAACGAGGGTGTATGAAAATCAGGTTTATCCTAGAAATAAAAATAATAACAGAATCAAGTCGATTGGCGAGCGTTATCCGAATACCCTTGGATCTTTGATGACTGCCAATGATTATCGTACAGCAATGATCGGTAAGATACAGACAGGGAATATTGAGAGCTTCGGTTTCCAAAATTGGTGCTTGGTGAATCATGGACATATTTTTGACATGAGGTCTTCGGACAATAATGTCGATGGTAAAAAAGTTGTTCAAAAGGATGTGCACAGTACTGATTCTCTTTTCCACTATCTTCACGATTTCACCGCCAAAAAGAGCGAAAAACCATGGTTCGTTTACATGTCTCTTAATCTACCCCACTGGGTGCGTAATCCGGATAACCCCAAGAAATGGGGACCACCTTGGGTACCAGAGCTGGATGATAATTGGCAGAAAACCGGTAAACTGGTTCAGAACGATTTTGTCGCCTGCCTGCGTTATTTAGACTATAAAATCGGTGGTTTTATTAAACACTTGGATAAAACCGGTCAATTGGATAAAACCATTATTATGTATGCCGGAGACAATGGCAGTAGTAGCTATGGCAAATCGAATCCGGATTCAGAAAAAGGGCCGCGTGTGCCATTTGTCGTTTATGCCCCGGGTTACCTGAAGCCCACAGGTGCTAATGAAGAATTGGTAGACTTTACCGATGTCATACCTACTTGTGTTGAGTTGGCTGGTGGTTCATTGCCGGAGGGTGATGTTTTTGACGGTCACAGCTTCGGGCCCTTAATCATGGGCAAAGCATTTGAAGGTCGTGAATGGATTTCATCACAATGGTATGGTTGCCGCTGGTTGAGAACAAAAAAATGGCTGATTGACGGACGCGGTAAGTTTTATTCCTGCGGAGATAATCGCAATGAATGGGAAGAGGGGGCTTACAAAGATTTAAGCGACTCACAAGATGAACGTGCCATTTATATGCGTAAACAGCTTGAAGGTATTTTGAATAAAAATATTCCTCTTCCGGATTACAATGATCCTGAATTGTCCAAGCAATGGAAACGGCAATGGTTCAACAATAAAAAATTTGTAGAGCCCTTTGTGCCATCATACATCAAATAA
- a CDS encoding sulfatase produces MNKFKKIFCLFVTGIIMPSALIAAKKPNVIVILIDDMGLMDSSTYGSKFYQTANMSRLAKEGMLFTDAYAASPLCSPTRASIMSGQYPSRLHMTVAVTPKSKEKPKALAPAPNQYCGKVESKNHMPLAVYTLAEALQDSGYTTAHIGKWHLTENPKHNAENQGFDFVIGGAGLPGPPDYYSPYKRKGKKAKGINNLSPGPKGEYLNERLAKESIKWIKSVQDSNKPFYLNLWHYAVHGPVIEKKDLMPKYLERRDPNNPQRCPEMGTMIDSMDNSVGMLLDWLDKPENKAVKDNTLIILTSDNGGVIHKETNGNTWTSNRPLRGGKANTYEGGTRVPWIVRWPDTIKAGSVCTTPVQSIDIYPTVLEAVNIKAKKGLTFDGQSILPLLEQRKMEHQPIFTDFQHLFGVMCAPSSSVRVGDMKLIRFYHAGPKAQSHAYELFDLKRDLYESINLAAYMPEKVKELDRLIEAHIKETAALVPIANKSFQKTASKIARSNPKKAALRPKTLALAETIIKTDSAGSQVIQLIDQNGKSRQTHALVLGGSKFVKVKNNEDGSVTVTWNKAPAGHSAKLLFGWKGGADCFEINDWTIPPCELLIKAH; encoded by the coding sequence ATGAATAAGTTTAAAAAAATATTTTGTCTATTCGTCACAGGCATAATTATGCCGTCGGCACTTATCGCGGCAAAGAAGCCCAATGTCATCGTTATTTTAATTGATGATATGGGCTTGATGGATAGTTCAACTTACGGCTCTAAGTTTTATCAGACAGCAAATATGTCACGCCTTGCTAAAGAAGGAATGTTGTTTACAGATGCTTATGCTGCAAGTCCGCTCTGTTCTCCAACTCGGGCAAGTATTATGTCCGGACAATATCCCTCCCGCTTACACATGACTGTGGCCGTCACCCCTAAAAGTAAGGAAAAGCCAAAAGCACTAGCTCCTGCGCCAAATCAATATTGCGGAAAAGTAGAAAGCAAGAATCACATGCCCCTGGCAGTGTATACTCTTGCAGAGGCATTACAGGATTCAGGCTATACTACAGCCCATATAGGAAAATGGCATCTAACTGAAAACCCGAAACACAATGCGGAAAATCAGGGCTTTGATTTTGTTATTGGTGGGGCGGGTTTGCCGGGACCTCCTGATTATTATTCTCCCTATAAGCGCAAAGGCAAAAAAGCAAAGGGGATTAACAATCTTAGTCCTGGGCCTAAAGGAGAATACCTCAATGAGCGATTGGCAAAAGAATCTATAAAATGGATCAAATCGGTACAGGATTCAAATAAACCGTTTTATCTTAATCTTTGGCACTATGCTGTACACGGGCCCGTGATTGAAAAAAAAGACCTCATGCCTAAATATCTCGAGCGTAGAGATCCGAATAACCCACAGCGATGTCCGGAAATGGGAACAATGATTGATAGCATGGACAATAGCGTCGGCATGCTTCTGGACTGGCTGGACAAGCCTGAAAATAAAGCCGTCAAAGACAACACACTCATTATTTTGACCTCGGATAACGGCGGTGTAATTCACAAAGAGACGAATGGCAATACCTGGACATCGAACCGGCCTCTTCGTGGTGGCAAAGCGAATACCTATGAAGGTGGAACGCGTGTTCCATGGATTGTTCGCTGGCCTGATACAATAAAAGCAGGATCAGTTTGTACGACGCCTGTACAATCAATTGATATTTATCCGACAGTATTGGAGGCTGTGAATATCAAAGCAAAAAAAGGCCTTACATTTGATGGGCAGAGCATTCTTCCCTTGCTTGAGCAGCGCAAAATGGAGCATCAGCCAATCTTTACAGACTTTCAGCATCTTTTCGGTGTCATGTGTGCACCATCCAGTTCCGTTCGAGTAGGTGATATGAAGCTGATCCGCTTTTATCACGCCGGTCCAAAGGCTCAATCACATGCTTATGAATTATTTGACTTGAAACGCGATCTCTACGAATCAATCAATCTTGCCGCTTATATGCCGGAGAAAGTAAAAGAACTTGATCGGCTTATAGAAGCCCACATCAAGGAAACTGCTGCCCTTGTGCCCATTGCGAACAAATCATTTCAGAAGACAGCAAGTAAAATAGCTCGTTCGAATCCCAAGAAGGCAGCGCTTAGACCAAAAACATTAGCTCTTGCTGAAACAATCATTAAGACTGACAGCGCCGGCTCGCAAGTTATTCAATTGATAGATCAAAATGGTAAAAGCCGCCAGACCCATGCCCTAGTACTTGGTGGGTCAAAATTTGTCAAGGTAAAAAATAATGAGGATGGTAGTGTGACTGTTACTTGGAACAAAGCACCGGCAGGTCATTCTGCCAAGCTTCTGTTTGGCTGGAAAGGTGGAGCAGACTGTTTTGAGATCAATGATTGGACCATTCCCCCCTGTGAATTGCTTATCAAGGCTCATTAA